The Cloeon dipterum chromosome 3, ieCloDipt1.1, whole genome shotgun sequence genome includes a region encoding these proteins:
- the ZnT49B gene encoding proton-coupled zinc antiporter SLC30A9, mitochondrial — MLFRPYTLVIRGLKSPIQIVLHQPKQKLTTLSIIPLRPAKLFLRSQICFSRIFSSSTEKPVDDVGNEPKPEEKVTVKLKEVVAKALPKRRQRVDSSATSLERNFVTPLRAMNDFLLKQNELDELRKIQRRSPFENEPPITVYWRRDIEAKAMEVWGSKENLQNELVKRDAERRRYQQNIFTVKRVLRDYRREQRTKPESVPKDAGLMSSTGKVVLTAVIINASNFLFKLFAWLYTGSHSMFSECIHSFADTANQLILCFGIHKSVQRADMDHPYGYSNMRYVSSLISGVGIFCVGTGLSLYHGITGLMHPQPTEPFFWAFFILGGSMVSEGATLLVAVNSIKKGARETGMTFTEYVLRGQDPSVNVVLLEDLAAVLGVAIAGTCMGLTVHYGSHIPDAVGSLLVGGLLGTVASFIIYTNTAALVGRSIPQERIDKINAELESDVMVRAIHDVKGIDMGNSLVRYKAEIDFDGGELARSYLDKQELSALLEEMQRMTTIEEVEAFVLKHGENIVDMLGAEIDRIETKLRKKHPEIRHCDLEVL, encoded by the exons ATGCTGTTTCGACCTTACACCCTTGTCATTCGAGGGTTGAAAAGCCCAATCCAGATAGTACTGCACCAGCCCAAACAGAAGTTGACGACTCTCAGTATTATCCCTCTGCGCCCAGCGAAATTGTTTTTGCGCAGTCAGATCTGCTTTTCTAGAATTTTCAGCAGCTCCACGGAGAAACCTGTTGATGATGTTGGAAATGAACCAAAACCAGAGGAGAAGGTCACAGTCAAACTGAAAGAGGTCGTCGCAAAGGCTCTTCCAAAGAGGAGGCAGAGGGTCGACTCCTCCGCCACTTCTTTGGAGAGGAACTTTGTGACGCCTTTGCGAGCCATGAACGATTTCTTGCTCAAACAAAATGAGCTAGAcgaattgagaaaaattcagcGTCGCTCCCCGTTCGAGAATGAGCCACCCATTACTGTTTACTGGCGTAGGGACATCGAAGCTAAAGCCATGGAAGTGTGGGGCAGTAAGGAAAATCTGCAGAATGAGCTGGTTAAGCGGGATGCTGAGCGCCGCCGTTACCAACAGAACATCTTCACAGTGAAACGGGTGCTCAGAGACTACAGGAGGGAGCAGCGAACCAAACCTGAGTCCGTGCCCAAAGATGCTGGACTCATGAGCAGCACTGGCAAG GTGGTTCTGACTGCTGTGATCATCAACGCGTCCAACTTCCTCTTCAAGCTGTTCGCCTGGCTGTACACGGGCTCTCACAGCATGTTCTCAGAATGCATCCATTCGTTCGCAGACACAGCAAACCAGCTGATCCTGTGCTTTGGCATCCACAAGTCGGTGCAGCGGGCGGACATGGACCACCCGTATGGCTACAGCAACATGCGCTATGTTTCCTCACTCATCTCAGGCGTGGGCATCTTTTGCGTTGGAACTGGACTCTCGCTGTACCACGGTATCACCGGCCTCATGCACCCGCAGCCCACAGAGCCCTTCTTCTGGGCATTCTTCATCCTTGGTGGCTCTATGGTGTCGGAGGGCGCCACTCTGCTGGTGGCGGTCAACTCGATCAAGAAGGGCGCCAGGGAGACTGGCATGACCTTCACTGAATACGTGCTCAGGGGCCAAGACCCCAGCGTAAACGTAGTGTTACTCGAGGACCTAGCTGCCGTACTGGGTGTGGCCATAGCAGGCACCTGCATGGGCCTAACCGTCCACTATGGGAGCCACATTCCCGATGCTGTGGGATCGCTGCTGGTTGGCGGACTCCTTGGAACG gtGGCCTCGTTCATCATTTACACCAACACCGCAGCTCTGGTCGGTCGGTCTATTCCTCAGGAGCGAATTGACAAGATCAACGCTGAGCTGGAGTCGGACGTGATGGTGCGTGCCATCCACGACGTTAAAGGTATCGACATGGGCAACAGTCTGGTGCGGTACAAAGCTGAGATTGACTTCGACGGCGGGGAACTAGCCCGGTCCTACTTGGACAAGCAGGAGCTGAGCGCACTGTTGGAAGAGATGCAACGGATGACCACCATCGAGGAAGTGGAAGCGTTTGTCCTGAAGCATGGCGAGAACATAGTCGACATGCTCGGTGCTGAGATAGATCGAATTGAAACAAAGCTGAGGAAAAAGCATCCCGAGATCAGGCACTGTGATTTGGaagttttgtaa
- the oxt gene encoding xylosyltransferase oxt isoform X2, producing MGKSPINIEDGEFSSKKYVGDDEDVAANSNLVIKNDREKVPPDKHSAVKANRSADLQLEGLDFVPECEILGREAASAINRARTQRCKKELVHIACLSQEGKLYPQYLKSQCPSQDARMGKSLGCFQDERQFRLLSGYFSNLKNANSPEQCIYLCLQSGFQYAGVQYSTECYCGNAAPPSAAKLPDSSCNMPCPADPKEDCGGYFTMGVFQTGLPNLELSPVKSEPDDPKAQKARVVYLLTLNGRAVRQVKRLIRALYHADHFFYIHVDARQDYMFREMLDLESKMPGQVVVARKRLATIWGGASLLEILLTSMKELLTLHEKWSWDYVINLSESDFPLKHNDRLVQFLTANNGRNFVKSFGKEVQRFIQKQGLDKTFHECEAHMWRVGDRVLPWGIQMDGGSDWIALSYKFAKFVSSGEDDELLKGLKTLFKQTLLPAESFFHTALRNSEFCDTYVDNNLHITNWRRKLGCRCQYRHVVDWCGCSPNDFKPSDWARIKGTDERQVFFARKFEPIINQAIIKQLEEWIFGLHSPDTPSIDSYWQSVFDHRDQNPSSEDTFKTAGSSFSRISARMICKIQLVKTLEINLYFHEDAFMGFLVKYQAKNLTENDKTSFTIETRFKPKSTTKIHSKETPFASRIESFIVSSDFDVKEMVSRNPMRVLGPFSQPTTIVQLSAGPALEGGLNATVVWTDPIGWLADITEIHILETAQTLSSKLTLKSPIRPGAWSAKIVTGSKVVAETQFLVMPLEFMSGVEVSSNQAEYVNSGPNEPYIVQKANSLSHVVHTPESSVVDSLLRKAVINSKRLGVDLQDWIDSSVERFYTLQSSCIVESASLGKGCPSVKLCHTKSWSSHYPDPKSYIGGVDLTNGQLI from the exons ATGGGCAAAAGTCCGATTAACATAGAG GATGGggaattttcatcaaaaaaatatgtaggTGACGACGAAGATGTCGCAGCGAATAGCAATCTagtgataaaaaatgacaGAGAAAAG GTGCCGCCTGACAAGCACAGTGCTGTCAAAGCAAACCGGTCAGCAGACCTACAGCTTGAAGGCCTTGACTTTGTGCCTGAGTGTGAAATTCTGGGACGTGAGGCAGCTTCGGCCATCAACCGTGCCAGAACGCAGCGTTGTAAAAAGGAGCTCGTGCACATAGCTTGCTTATCTCAAGAGGGAAAACTTTACCCTCAGTACCTCAAGAGTCAGTGTCCTTCTCAGGACGCCCGGATGGGCAAGTCTCTTGGGTGCTTCCAGGACGAGCGACAGTTCCGCCTGCTTTCAGGCTACTTTTCCAACCTTAAAAATGCCAACTCTCCTGAGCAATGCATTTACCTGTGCCTTCAGTCAGGATTCCAGTACGCTGGAGTGCAATATTC AACCGAGTGCTATTGCGGCAACGCAGCGCCTCCTTCTGCGGCCAAACTGCCTGATTCTTCATGCAATATGCCCTGCCCTGCAGACCCCAAGGAGGATTGCGGAGGATACTTCACTATGGGCGTTTTTCAAACCGGGTTGCCaa ATTTAGAGCTGTCTCCAGTCAAATCAGAGCCAGATGACCCAAAAGCTCAGAAAGCACGCGTTGTCTATTTGTTGACCTTGAATGGTCGAGCTGTGCGTCAAGTGAAGAGACTAATCAGAGCCCTTTACCACGCTGACCACTTCTTTTACATTCACGTAGATGCT AGACAAGACTACATGTTCCGAGAGATGTTGGACTTGGAGAGTAAGATGCCTGGCCAGGTTGTTGTTGCGAGGAAAAGACTAGCCACAATTTGGGGTGGAGCCAGCTTGTTGGAGATTCTTCTCACCAGCATGAAAGAGCTTTTGACGCTCCACGAAAAATGGTCTTGGGACTACGTCATCAACCTCAGTGAATCTGACTTCCCCCTGAA ACACAACGACAGACTGGTACAATTTTTGACAGCAAACAACGGGCGCAACTTTGTCAAATCGTTTGGAAAAGAGGTGCAGCGCTTTATCCAGAAGCAAGGTCTGGACAAGACGTTCCATGAATGTGAGGCTCACATGTGGCGCGTGGGAGACCGTGTGTTGCCTTGGGGCATTCAGATGGACGGGGGAAGTGACTGGATTGCTCTTTCAtataaatttgccaaatttgtttcatcTGGCGAAGATGATGAGCTATTAAAAGGCTTGAAAACACTCTTCAAACAAACTCTCCTTCCTGCTGAA TCATTTTTCCACACTGCCTTAAGGAACTCTGAGTTTTGTGACACGTATGTGGACAACAATTTGCACATCACCAACTGGAGGAGAAAGCTTGGCTGTCGGTGTCAATATCGCCATGTTGTAGATTGGTGTGGCTGCAGTCCAAACGACTTTAAACCCTCAGATTGGGCCAGAATAAAG GGCACTGATGAGAGGCAAGTTTTCTTTGCCAGGAAATTTGAGCCAATCATTAACCAGGCTATAATCAAGCAGCTCGAAGAATGGATATTTGGTCTTCATTCTCCAG ATACCCCAAGCATAGACAGTTATTGGCAAAGCGTCTTTGACCACAGAGACCAAAATCCTTCAAGTGAGGATACGTTCAAGACTGCGGGATCAAGTTTCTCAAGAATATCGGCTAGAATGATATGCAAAATTCAGCTGGTGAAAACGCTGGaaatcaatttgtattttcatgAGGATGCTTTCATG GGCTTTTTGGTCAAATATCAAGCAAAGAATCTCACAGAAAATGACAAAACCTCATTCACCATTGAAACTCGCTTTAAGCCAAAATCTACAACCAAAATCCACAGCAAGGAAACACCTTTTGCTTCAAGAATAGAG AGCTTCATAGTGAGTTCAGACTTTGATGTGAAAGAGATGGTGTCCCGAAATCCGATGAGGGTCCTTGGACCTTTCTCGCAGCCAACCACCATTGTCCAACTATCTGCTGGACCCGCCCTTGAGGGAGGATTGAACGCCACAGTGGTGTGGACTGATCCCATTGGGTGGCTTGCAGACATAACAGAAATCCACATTTTGGAGACGGCTCAG ACGCTGAGCTCCAAGCTAACCCTGAAGTCGCCAATCAGGCCAGGTGCGTGGTCGGCTAAAATTGTGACTGGTAGCAAAGTTGTTGCTGAAACTCAGTTCCTGGTGATGCCATTAGAGTTCATGTCTGGAGTAGAGGTTTCTTCCAACCAAGCTGA aTACGTAAATTCTGGTCCAAATGAACCATACATTGTGCAAAAAGCGAATTCTTTGAGCCACGTTGTGCACACTCCTGAAAGCTCTGTTGTTGATTCATTGCTCAGAAAGGCGGTTATTAACTCGAAGAGGCTGGGAGTGGATTTGCAGGACTGGATCGACTCCTCGGTTGAAAG ATTTTACACGTTGCAGTCATCATGTATAGTGGAGTCAGCATCCTTGGGGAAAGGGTGCCCATCAGTGAAACTGTGCCACACCAAGTCATGGAGTTCTCATTATCCTGATCCCAAATCTTATATTGGCGGGGTTGACTTAACAAATggccaattaatttaa
- the oxt gene encoding xylosyltransferase oxt isoform X1 — protein MAVARRFDWVRRYNVFFIIVLVIFVLQIFLGSKFSPSQNADSSSYKDGDSSMGKSPINIEDGEFSSKKYVGDDEDVAANSNLVIKNDREKVPPDKHSAVKANRSADLQLEGLDFVPECEILGREAASAINRARTQRCKKELVHIACLSQEGKLYPQYLKSQCPSQDARMGKSLGCFQDERQFRLLSGYFSNLKNANSPEQCIYLCLQSGFQYAGVQYSTECYCGNAAPPSAAKLPDSSCNMPCPADPKEDCGGYFTMGVFQTGLPNLELSPVKSEPDDPKAQKARVVYLLTLNGRAVRQVKRLIRALYHADHFFYIHVDARQDYMFREMLDLESKMPGQVVVARKRLATIWGGASLLEILLTSMKELLTLHEKWSWDYVINLSESDFPLKHNDRLVQFLTANNGRNFVKSFGKEVQRFIQKQGLDKTFHECEAHMWRVGDRVLPWGIQMDGGSDWIALSYKFAKFVSSGEDDELLKGLKTLFKQTLLPAESFFHTALRNSEFCDTYVDNNLHITNWRRKLGCRCQYRHVVDWCGCSPNDFKPSDWARIKGTDERQVFFARKFEPIINQAIIKQLEEWIFGLHSPDTPSIDSYWQSVFDHRDQNPSSEDTFKTAGSSFSRISARMICKIQLVKTLEINLYFHEDAFMGFLVKYQAKNLTENDKTSFTIETRFKPKSTTKIHSKETPFASRIESFIVSSDFDVKEMVSRNPMRVLGPFSQPTTIVQLSAGPALEGGLNATVVWTDPIGWLADITEIHILETAQTLSSKLTLKSPIRPGAWSAKIVTGSKVVAETQFLVMPLEFMSGVEVSSNQAEYVNSGPNEPYIVQKANSLSHVVHTPESSVVDSLLRKAVINSKRLGVDLQDWIDSSVERFYTLQSSCIVESASLGKGCPSVKLCHTKSWSSHYPDPKSYIGGVDLTNGQLI, from the exons atGGCAGTCGCACGGAGATTTGACTGGGTCCGGCGATATaatgtcttttttattatagtcttggtaatttttgtgttgcaaatatttttgggctCAAAGTTTTCTCCCTCACAAAATGCAGACTCGTCGTCCTACAAAGACGGGGACAGTTCCATGGGCAAAAGTCCGATTAACATAGAG GATGGggaattttcatcaaaaaaatatgtaggTGACGACGAAGATGTCGCAGCGAATAGCAATCTagtgataaaaaatgacaGAGAAAAG GTGCCGCCTGACAAGCACAGTGCTGTCAAAGCAAACCGGTCAGCAGACCTACAGCTTGAAGGCCTTGACTTTGTGCCTGAGTGTGAAATTCTGGGACGTGAGGCAGCTTCGGCCATCAACCGTGCCAGAACGCAGCGTTGTAAAAAGGAGCTCGTGCACATAGCTTGCTTATCTCAAGAGGGAAAACTTTACCCTCAGTACCTCAAGAGTCAGTGTCCTTCTCAGGACGCCCGGATGGGCAAGTCTCTTGGGTGCTTCCAGGACGAGCGACAGTTCCGCCTGCTTTCAGGCTACTTTTCCAACCTTAAAAATGCCAACTCTCCTGAGCAATGCATTTACCTGTGCCTTCAGTCAGGATTCCAGTACGCTGGAGTGCAATATTC AACCGAGTGCTATTGCGGCAACGCAGCGCCTCCTTCTGCGGCCAAACTGCCTGATTCTTCATGCAATATGCCCTGCCCTGCAGACCCCAAGGAGGATTGCGGAGGATACTTCACTATGGGCGTTTTTCAAACCGGGTTGCCaa ATTTAGAGCTGTCTCCAGTCAAATCAGAGCCAGATGACCCAAAAGCTCAGAAAGCACGCGTTGTCTATTTGTTGACCTTGAATGGTCGAGCTGTGCGTCAAGTGAAGAGACTAATCAGAGCCCTTTACCACGCTGACCACTTCTTTTACATTCACGTAGATGCT AGACAAGACTACATGTTCCGAGAGATGTTGGACTTGGAGAGTAAGATGCCTGGCCAGGTTGTTGTTGCGAGGAAAAGACTAGCCACAATTTGGGGTGGAGCCAGCTTGTTGGAGATTCTTCTCACCAGCATGAAAGAGCTTTTGACGCTCCACGAAAAATGGTCTTGGGACTACGTCATCAACCTCAGTGAATCTGACTTCCCCCTGAA ACACAACGACAGACTGGTACAATTTTTGACAGCAAACAACGGGCGCAACTTTGTCAAATCGTTTGGAAAAGAGGTGCAGCGCTTTATCCAGAAGCAAGGTCTGGACAAGACGTTCCATGAATGTGAGGCTCACATGTGGCGCGTGGGAGACCGTGTGTTGCCTTGGGGCATTCAGATGGACGGGGGAAGTGACTGGATTGCTCTTTCAtataaatttgccaaatttgtttcatcTGGCGAAGATGATGAGCTATTAAAAGGCTTGAAAACACTCTTCAAACAAACTCTCCTTCCTGCTGAA TCATTTTTCCACACTGCCTTAAGGAACTCTGAGTTTTGTGACACGTATGTGGACAACAATTTGCACATCACCAACTGGAGGAGAAAGCTTGGCTGTCGGTGTCAATATCGCCATGTTGTAGATTGGTGTGGCTGCAGTCCAAACGACTTTAAACCCTCAGATTGGGCCAGAATAAAG GGCACTGATGAGAGGCAAGTTTTCTTTGCCAGGAAATTTGAGCCAATCATTAACCAGGCTATAATCAAGCAGCTCGAAGAATGGATATTTGGTCTTCATTCTCCAG ATACCCCAAGCATAGACAGTTATTGGCAAAGCGTCTTTGACCACAGAGACCAAAATCCTTCAAGTGAGGATACGTTCAAGACTGCGGGATCAAGTTTCTCAAGAATATCGGCTAGAATGATATGCAAAATTCAGCTGGTGAAAACGCTGGaaatcaatttgtattttcatgAGGATGCTTTCATG GGCTTTTTGGTCAAATATCAAGCAAAGAATCTCACAGAAAATGACAAAACCTCATTCACCATTGAAACTCGCTTTAAGCCAAAATCTACAACCAAAATCCACAGCAAGGAAACACCTTTTGCTTCAAGAATAGAG AGCTTCATAGTGAGTTCAGACTTTGATGTGAAAGAGATGGTGTCCCGAAATCCGATGAGGGTCCTTGGACCTTTCTCGCAGCCAACCACCATTGTCCAACTATCTGCTGGACCCGCCCTTGAGGGAGGATTGAACGCCACAGTGGTGTGGACTGATCCCATTGGGTGGCTTGCAGACATAACAGAAATCCACATTTTGGAGACGGCTCAG ACGCTGAGCTCCAAGCTAACCCTGAAGTCGCCAATCAGGCCAGGTGCGTGGTCGGCTAAAATTGTGACTGGTAGCAAAGTTGTTGCTGAAACTCAGTTCCTGGTGATGCCATTAGAGTTCATGTCTGGAGTAGAGGTTTCTTCCAACCAAGCTGA aTACGTAAATTCTGGTCCAAATGAACCATACATTGTGCAAAAAGCGAATTCTTTGAGCCACGTTGTGCACACTCCTGAAAGCTCTGTTGTTGATTCATTGCTCAGAAAGGCGGTTATTAACTCGAAGAGGCTGGGAGTGGATTTGCAGGACTGGATCGACTCCTCGGTTGAAAG ATTTTACACGTTGCAGTCATCATGTATAGTGGAGTCAGCATCCTTGGGGAAAGGGTGCCCATCAGTGAAACTGTGCCACACCAAGTCATGGAGTTCTCATTATCCTGATCCCAAATCTTATATTGGCGGGGTTGACTTAACAAATggccaattaatttaa
- the CSN7 gene encoding COP9 signalosome complex subunit 7a — translation MLTEKSTIGSSNSPVEQFVLLAKSAKGAAACELIKQALEAPGVYVFGELLEMPNILELENTEFSKNVQMLKMFAYGTYREYLSKQNDLFELTPTQQKKLKHLTLVAMATKNKCIPYSDLLLELDIKNVRDLEDLIIEAIYADIIHGKLDQKNSQLEVDFAIGRDIRLEEIGTIVETLQQWCDSCETVLSCIETQIIRANTEKLKSLKHKESIEQEIVSIKKLLKTQTQDGDEAMATDALSSMPTGKSKKPGKGGRTCGSSKFWPKS, via the exons ATGCTGACAGAAAAATCCACGATCGGGTCAAGCAACTCTCCTGTAGAACAATTTGTCCTATTGGCTAAAAGTGCCAAAGGTGCTGCAGCTTGCGAGCTGATTAAACAGGCTCTGGAGGCCCCAGGAGTGTATGTATTTGGAGAGCTGCTCGAAATGCCCAACATTCTAGag TTGGAAAACACTGAGTTCAGTAAAAATGTCCAAATGCTCAAAATGTTTGCGTATGGGACGTACAGGGAGTATCTATCAAAGCAAAATGATCTCTTTGAACTCACACCAACTCAGCAGAAAAAACTCAAGCATCTCACTCTTGTCGCAATGGCCACCAAAAATAAG TGTATTCCTTACTCAGATCTGCTTCTGGAGCTGGACATTAAAAATGTCCGCGATCTTGAAGATTTGATCATTGAGGCTATCTATGCAGACATTATTCACGGCAAATTAGACCAGAAGAACAGCCAACTGGAGGTCGATTTTGCCATTGGTCGAGACATTAGACTGGAGGAGATCGGCACCATCGTTGAAACCCTGCAGCAGTGGTGTGACTCGTGTGAGACTGTGCTTAGTTGCATAGAGACTCAGATCATCAGGGCGAACACTGAAAAGTTGAAAAGCCTCAAGCATAAAGAGTCTATTGAGCAAGAA attGTGAGTATCAAAAAGCTTCTTAAGACGCAGACCCAGGATGGAGATGAGGCCATGGCCACAGATGCACTGAGCTCCATGCCCACTGGAAAGTCCAAGAAGCCAGGAAAGGGCGGTCGCACCTGTGGCAGTAGCAAGTTCTGGCCTAAATCATGA
- the LOC135938473 gene encoding uncharacterized protein LOC135938473, giving the protein MKRSSSDTVDEIPWTDVQQEPAKKPKPDNVCSAMEPVGVSEVENGQKNGGENGHHNGDSGESNGTQQENGFSSLEESNPSLTEVENGAGDLLYTEVIETTTEAVEETDKVDWVEILDAGEECEKNEENSQLDEDESMDLRVSEEKESESEGTADSKSFFKLPPKEGTWEQRLISIHELPGHSFKINAVDMVGNILVSASDDTTVKAWNLETKAEICTFSGHKEPVTAVQILDLAASRELSEDGHVVISGSTDCYIKIWLAPSGKEIKSIYTYNPISCVAYIPSEALIVTGTDGGKLELFDAKTGKPLHSELPFDLPVVSMKVCGDMIICGDPQGRLQVWILRERKLIFKRTSNSMETSRLSLAGIDFYGSSNIIAGLLSGSIKKMSWTNGSVVKMRRGNKDRVDALQVVNELMVYTTSTKDKSYLHFYNLPSNIYLGSAEGHCQMTNVAAVRKDGHWHIATGGEKLQLWVCNGLEQQQKRDGMVEMFLQPQSESQVDESDSEEEEDEVVKDEKSNSWCSVM; this is encoded by the exons ATGAAGCGTAGCAGCTCGGACAC GGTCGATGAAATTCCTTGGACCGATGTGCAGCAGGAACCGGCAAAGAAGCCCAAACCTGACAATGTCTGCAGCGCCATGGAACCGGTTGGCGTGTCGGAAGTCGAGAACGGTCAAAAAAACGGCGGTGAAAATGGACACCACAACGGAGACTCTGGAGAAAGCAACGGCACTCAACAGGAAAACGGGTTTTCTAGCCTGGAAGAAAGCAACCCTTCGTTGACAGAGGTGGAGAACGGTGCGGGGGACCTGTTGTATACTGAGGTCATAGAAACCACCACGGAAGCCGTAGAAGAAACTGACAAGGTTGACTGGGTTGAGATATTAGACGCTGGTGAAGAATGtgagaaaaatgaagaaaattccCAGTTGGATGAGGATGAATCCATGGACTTGCGGGTCTCGGAGGAAAAAGAATCTGAATCAGAAGGGACAGCG GATTCAAAGTCCTTTTTCAAACTGCCACCAAAAGAGGGAACATGGGAACAACGTTTGATCTCTATTCATGAACTGCCAGGCCACTCATTCAAAATCAACGCTGTTGACATGGTTGGCAACATCCTTGTCTCCGCTAG TGACGACACAACTGTCAAGGCCTGGAACTTGGAGACAAAAGCGGAAATCTGCACATTCAGTGGCCACAAAGAGCCTGTCACTGCTGTCCAAATTTTGGATTTGGCTGCTTCAAGAGAATTGTCCGAGGATGGCCATGTAGTCATCAGTGGCTCCACAGACtgttatattaaaatctgGCTTGCTCCCTCAG GCAAGGAAATCAAGTCCATCTACACTTACAACCCAATAAGTTGTGTTGCCTACATCCCTTCTGAGGCATTGATTGTGACTGGCACAGATGGAGGAAAACTTGAACTCTTTGACGCCAAAACAGGCAAACCTCTCCACTCAGAGCTTCCGTTTGATCTTCCTGTTGTCTCAATGAAG GTGTGTGGTGACATGATAATTTGTGGAGACCCTCAAGGGCGGCTGCAAGTGTGGATCTTGAGGGAGAGGAAGCTAATCTTCAAGCGCACCAGCAACTCCATGGAGACCTCTCGACTCAGCTTGGCTGGCATTGACTTCTATGGCTCCAGCAACATAATCGCAGGATTGCTTTCCGGCAGCATCAAGAAGATGAGCTGGACAAATG GATCTGTCGTGAAAATGAGGAGAGGAAATAAAGACCGGGTTGACGCGCTGCAAGTAGTGAACGAGCTCATGGTGTACACAACCTCCACAAAAGACAAGTCTTATCTGCACT TCTACAACCTGCCGTCTAACATCTACCTGGGAAGCGCTGAAGGACATTGCCAGATGACAAACGTGGCTGCTGTTCGCAAGGATGGCCACTGGCACATCGCCACTGGAGGCGAGAAGCTGCAACTCTGGGTGTGCAATGGACTGGAACAGCAACAGAAaag AGATGGAATGGTCGAGATGTTCCTGCAGCCCCAATCGGAATCTCAAGTTGATGAATCTGACAGTGAGGAAGAAGAGGATGAGGTGGTCAAAGATGAGAAGTCTAACAGCTGGTGTAGTGTGATGTAA